Proteins found in one Borreliella mayonii genomic segment:
- a CDS encoding DUF643 domain-containing protein: MYTNEISNFYDNLSEDLKKSINKLYETEQATQEQKSRMYSSYKAAQEYGIKTGKSTEEIISDIIDHVKKFIKDVLKDKYLIKKHKNSKNMKLNCSCNKGMLDKCV, from the coding sequence ATGTATACTAATGAGATTTCAAATTTTTATGATAATCTTAGTGAAGATTTAAAAAAGTCAATAAATAAACTTTATGAAACCGAGCAAGCAACTCAAGAGCAAAAAAGTCGAATGTATAGCTCTTATAAAGCAGCGCAAGAATACGGAATAAAAACTGGAAAAAGCACTGAGGAAATAATAAGTGACATTATAGACCATGTAAAAAAATTTATTAAAGACGTTCTGAAAGATAAATATTTAATAAAAAAACATAAAAATTCCAAAAATATGAAGCTTAATTGTAGCTGCAATAAAGGGATGTTAGATAAATGTGTTTAA
- a CDS encoding DUF603 domain-containing protein translates to MKRVKRPFDDYVAYFREGSLSDKEIAAKLRVSKVNVWRMRQKWKSGESFVNEDSRLTISEDIFEHLLSQAFKSEVNAKKVRSELDLERANLELGFIRAFKQYSGVELASIYTKIENLITEIDALNKANSKKNKQVVNGEINSLKIELDEYIKECSIREMELYYECMKKLATANEAESKNNYKNSKGHK, encoded by the coding sequence TTGAAAAGAGTTAAAAGGCCTTTTGATGATTATGTTGCGTATTTTAGAGAAGGATCGTTAAGCGATAAAGAAATAGCAGCTAAACTAAGGGTTTCCAAAGTAAATGTGTGGAGGATGAGACAAAAATGGAAAAGTGGAGAAAGTTTTGTTAACGAGGACTCTAGACTAACAATTAGTGAGGATATTTTTGAACACCTTTTATCACAAGCTTTTAAATCAGAAGTTAACGCCAAGAAAGTTAGAAGCGAATTGGATTTAGAGAGGGCTAATTTAGAATTAGGATTTATACGTGCATTTAAGCAATATTCTGGTGTTGAACTTGCTAGCATATATACTAAAATAGAAAATTTAATAACTGAAATTGACGCTTTAAATAAAGCAAATAGTAAAAAAAACAAGCAAGTTGTTAATGGAGAAATTAATTCTTTAAAAATCGAGCTTGATGAATATATAAAGGAGTGTTCAATAAGAGAAATGGAGCTTTACTATGAATGTATGAAAAAACTTGCAACTGCTAATGAGGCTGAAAGCAAAAACAACTACAAAAATAGTAAAGGGCACAAGTGA